A part of Brassica rapa cultivar Chiifu-401-42 chromosome A05, CAAS_Brap_v3.01, whole genome shotgun sequence genomic DNA contains:
- the LOC103869369 gene encoding helicase-like transcription factor CHR27 encodes MMESAIEISSGSSSSSSDEEEVSEEPVKEEVRTRKNPPWLDGSTSFPQKGSSAANTQPTPRPPNPASRYGAPRYASRPRDSSRTTTRGNDKSIVNSRTSIVSSQQSLKRTLPPSFNTTTIPPRSASNSISHGNVSRFGADYSSSSAVSNKSAFGDRHRGAHSEIGIHRGMNGVRILPPSMTLGTSASSPLHYGGPSDPIHRVGVGEDMNSENDERLIYQAALQDLNQPKTEIDLPPGILSVPLMRHQKIALAWMFQKETTSLHCSGGILADDQGLGKTVSMIALILKQKFESQLKSEISTKGEAEILDLDADDELENAKHESKSHAKPELNSRNSETTVLSIKEEAEILDLDAYDESENAKHESESHAKTELKVLTNSETTVLSVGDSDENDSSDTEKVKDKEVSTSVREFKRKRPAAGTLVVCPASLVRQWARELDEKVSDESKLSVLVYHGGNRTKDPVELAKYDVVVTTYAIVTNEAPKQSLLDDDENDEDNNQKHGNKKKRKVAMKASKKSKKRGRKSMDGSSFDSDCGTLSRVGWLRVVLDEAQTIKNHTTQVARACCTLRAKRRWCLSGTPIQNTIDDLYSYFRFLRYNPYAVYKSFYHTIKVPISKSSLHGYKKLQAVLKAIMLRRTKGTLLDGKPIINLPPKKISLSKVDFSVEERSFYKKLEADSRSQFKAYAAAGTLGQNYGNILLMLLRLRQACDHPQLVNGYNSDPLGKESEEAVERLPREARINLLNRLESSSAICNICDDPPENPVVTLCGHVFCYQCVSEHITGDENVCPVRRCREDIGRDVVFSESSLRKCITNDTGCSSSQDRSALQKSEFSSSKIKAVLDILRSLSEHGQMPSSSQPHDDDDDVTIIEPTTLHSSSPNQGPIKTIVFSQWTGMLDLVELSFIENGIEFRRLDGTMSLAARDRAVKEFSNDPDVEVMLMSLKAGNLGLNMVAACHVILLDLWWNPTTEDQAIDRAHRIGQTRPVSVTRITIKGTVEDRILLLQEEKRKIVASAYGEEHGGSSATRLTVDDLKYLFMV; translated from the exons ATGATGGAATCCGCTATTGAAATCAGTTCAGgcagtagtagtagtagtagcgATGAAGAGGAGGTATCAGAAGAGCCCGTTAAAGAAGAAGTTAGAACCAGGAAGAATCCCCCTTGGCTAGATG GCAGCACTAGCTTTCCTCAAAAGGGTTCCTCTGCTGCTAATACTCAACCTACACCTAGACCTCCAAATCCAGCTTCTCGCTATGGTGCTCCACGTTATGCATCTCGGCCAAGAGACAGCTCTAGAACTACTACTAGAGGGAATGACAAGAGCATCGTTAACTCGAGGACTTCAATTGTTTCTTCTCAACAATCTCTGAAAAGAACCCTTCCACCATCTTTTAATACGACTACTATTCCTCCAAGAAGTGCTTCCAACAGTATAAGCCATGGCAACGTGAGTCGCTTTGGTGCGGACTATAGTAGTAGTTCTGCTGTAAGCAACAAGAGTGCGTTTGGTGATCGTCACCGTGGAGCTCATTCTGAGATAGGAATTCATCGTGGCATGAATGGGGTTAGGATCCTCCCTCCGTCTATGACCCTTGGAACATCTGCATCCTCTCCGTTACATTATGGTGGTCCAAGCGATCCAATTCACAGGGTTGGCGTTGGTGAAGATATGAATTCTGAGAACGATGAGAGGTTGATCTACCAGGCTGCGCTACAG GATTTGAATCAACCCAAGACCGAAATTGATCTACCTCCTGGTATTCTTTCAGTTCCTCTTATGAGGCATCAG AAAATTGCATTGGCGTGGATGTTTCAGAAGGAAACAACTAGTTTGCACTGTTCGGGAGGGATATTAGCAGATGATCAG GGACTTGGTAAGACAGTTTCGATGATTGCTCTTATCCTGAAGCAAAAGTTTGAGTCACAATTGAAGTCTGAAATCTCAACCAAGGGAGAAGCTGAAATATTGGACCTGGATGCTGATGATGAGTTAGAAAATGCAAAGCATGAAAGTAAAAGTCATGCAAAACCAGAGCTCAATTCAAGGAACAGTGAGACCACGGTTCTGTCTATTAAGGAGGAAGCTGAAATATTGGATCTGGATGCTTATGATGAGTCAGAAAATGCAAAACATGAGAGTGAAAGTCACGCAAAAACAGAGCTCAAGGTTTTAACCAACAGTGAGACCACGGTTCTGAGTGTTGGTGATAGTGATGAGAATGACAGTTCAGATACGGAGAAAGTCAAAGATAAAGAAGTGAGTACTTCAGTAAGGGAGTTTAAAAGAAAGAGACCAGCTGCTGGTACATTAGTTGTTTGTCCAGCGAGTCTTGTGAGGCAATGGGCAAGAGAGCTTGATGAGAAGGTTTCTGATGAATCTAAACTTTCTGTTTTAGTCTACCATGGTGGTAATAGGACCAAAGATCCTGTGGAGTTAGCAAAATATGATGTGGTTGTCACAACTTACGCCATTGTTACCAATGAAGCTCCCAAACAGTCCTTGTTGGACGATGATGAGAACGATGAAGACAATAACCAAAAACATGGCAACAAGAAGAAACGTAAGGTTGCAATGAAGGCCAGTAAGAAGAGTAAGAAAAGAGGTAGAAAAAGCATGGACGGTTCTTCTTTCGACTCTGATTGTGGTACTTTATCAAGAGTTGGTTGGCTCAGAGTAGTACTAGACGAAGCTCAGACAATTAAGAATCATACAACACAAGTGGCAAGAGCTTGTTGCACTCTTCGAGCCAAGAGGAGGTGGTGTTTGTCTGGAACGCCAATTCAAAATACGATTGATGATCTATACAGCTATTTCAGGTTCCTTAGATATAATCCGTATGCTGTGTACAAGTCATTTTACCATACAATCAAGGTTCCAATTTCCAAAAGTTCTCTTCATGGTTACAAAAAGCTTCAAGCTGTTCTAAAGGCTATAATGCTGCGCCGTACAAAAG GAACATTGCTTGATGGGAAACCCATTATTAATCTACCTCCAAAGAAAATTAGCTTGAGCAAAGTGGACTTTTCAGTGGAGGAGCGCTCTTTCTACAAGAAGCTTGAAGCAGATTCACGATCACAATTCAAG GCTTATGCTGCTGCAGGAACTTTGGGCCAAAACTACGGAAATATTCTTCTGATGCTTTTGCGTCTACGCCAAGCTTGTGACCACCCACAACTTGTTAACGGGTACAACTCAGATCCTCTTGgaaaagaatcagaagaagcaGTCGAAAGACTCCCTAGGGAGGCTCGAATCAACCTGCTCAATCGTTTAGAGTCATCATCTGCCATCTGCAATATATGTGAT GATCCACCGGAAAACCCTGTTGTTACGCTGTGTGGGCATGTATTTTGCTATCAGTGTGTTTCAGAACATATCACTGGGGATGAGAACGTGTGCCCTGTACGGAGATGCAGAGAAGACATTGGGCGTGATGTGGTTTTCTCCGAATCTTCCCTTAGAAAATGCATCACCAATGATACAGGATGTAGTTCTTCACAGGATAGATCAGCTCTTCAAAAAAGTGAGTTTAGTTCATCAAAAATCAAGGCTGTCCTAGATATCCTGAGGTCGCTTTCCGAACATGGTCAAATGCCTTCTTCCTCACAGCCACATGACGATGACGATGATGTTACCATTATAGAGCCAACGACTCTTCACTCATCTTCACCTAACCAGGGGCCAATAAAGACGATAGTATTCTCTCAGTGGACGGGTATGCTTGACTTGGTTGAGCTGAGTTTTATTGAAAATGGTATTGAATTCAGAAGATTAGATGGAACAATGAGTCTAGCAGCAAGAGACAGGGCTGTAAAAGAATTCAGCAATGATCCAGAT GTAGAGGTGATGCTGATGTCGCTAAAAGCTGGAAACCTTGGGTTGAATATGGTAGCTGCATGTCATGTTATTCTTCTGGATCTTTGGTGGAATCCAACAACCGAAGATCAAGCTATTGATCGTGCACATCGTATTGGACAAACTCGGCCAGTTAGTGTAACTCGCATCACTATAAAAGGCACCGTTGAGGATAGAATTTTGTTACTTCAG GAAGAGAAAAGGAAGATTGTTGCATCTGCGTATGGTGAAGAGCATGGTGGAAGCTCTGCCACTCGACTGACAGTTGACGATCTCAAGTATCTTTTTATGGTGTAG